GCGGTCTGGTGCGCCGTCGCCGCCCTGCTCGGCAGCCACCCGGGAGTGGTCCGACTGGTCGGCCGGGTCGGTCACTGGCTGGTGCCGGCGGTCTTCATCGCCATCGGCGCGACCATCCTGCTCACCTCCGGCGTCCTCCCCCACCTCACCACCCTCCTCCCCTGACCCACCCACCCGGCCAGACCCGATCGCCGTTGATCATGGAGTTGGCGGCGATGTGGATCTCCGAAACTGCCGCCAACCTCATGATCAACGCAGCGAGGGGGGCGGGGGGGTGGGGGGGTGGGGGGTGGGGGTGGGGGGTCAGGCTAGTTCGACGAGTTCGAGGAGGTCGTCGGACCAGGCGTCCTCGTCGCCGTCGGGGAGGAGGATGGCGCGGTCGGGCTTGAGGGCCAGGACCGCGCCCGGGTCGTGGGTGACCAGGACGATGGCGCCGGGGTAGCGGGCGATGGCGTCCAGCACCTGCTCGCGGCTGACCGGGTCGAGGTTGTTCGTCGGCTCGTCCAGCAGCAGCACGTTCGCGCCGGAACAGACCAGCGTGGCCAGGGCCAGCCGGGTCTTCTCACCACCGGAGAGCACGCCGGCCGGCTTGTCCACGTCGTCACCGGAGAAGAGGAACGCGCCGAGGATCCGGCGCAGCTCCGTGTCGGTCTGCTCCGACGCGGCACTACGCATGTGGTCCAGGATCGTCCGGTCCACGTCCAGCGTCTCGTGCTCCTGGGCGTAGTAGCCCAGCCGCAGCCCGTGCCCCGGGCGCACCTCGCCGGTGTCCGGCTCCAGCAGGCCACCGAGCATCCGCAGCAGGGTGGTCTTGCCGGCGCCGTTGAGGCCGAGGATGGCCACCCGGGAGCCGCGGTCCACCGCCACGTCGACGTCCGTGAAGATCTCCAGCGACCCGTACGACTTCGACAGCCCGCTCGCGGTCAGCGGGGTCTTGCCGCACGGGGCCGGGGTCGGGAAGCGCACCTTGGCCACCTTGTCGGCGTGGCGCACCTCCTCCAGACCGGAGATCAGCTTCTCGGCGCGGCGGGCCATGTTCTGCGCGGCGACGGTCTTGGTGGCCTTGGCCCGCATCTTGTCGGCCTGGGCCATCAACGCGCCGGCCTTCTTCTCGGCGTTGGCCCGCTCCCGGCGGCGGCGCCGCTCGTCGGTCTCCCGCGCCTCCAGGTACGCCTTCCACCCCAGGTTGTAGACGTCGACGACCGAGCGGGTGGCGTCCAGGAACCAGACCTTGTTGACCACCGACTCCAGCAGCGAGCCGTCGTGGGAGATCACGATGAGGCCACCCTTGTGGTTGGCCAGGAAGCCCCGCAGCCAGGTGATCGAGTCGGCGTCGAGGTGGTTGGTGGGCTCGTCGAGCAGCAGGATGCCGCCGCCGTTCTCACCGGCGTCGCGGAACAGGATCCGGGCCAGCTCGATGCGGCGGCGCTGACCGCCGGAGAGGGTGCCGATGGTCTGCGCCAGGGCCCGGTCCGGCAGGCCCAGGTTCGAGCAGATCCGGGCCGCCTCGGCCTCGGCCGCGTACCCGCCGAGGGCGGCGAACTGGTCCTCGAGCGCGCCGTAGCGGCGGACCAGCTTCTCGTCGGTGTCCTCGGCGAGCTTCGCCTCCAGCTCCTTCATCTGCGCCATCAGCACGTCGAGGCCGCGCGCGGAGAGCACCCGGTCCCGGCCGGTGACCTCCAGGTCACCGGTCCGCGGGTCCTGCGGCAGGTAGCCGATCGCGCTGCGCCGGTCGATCTGGCCGGCGTACGGCTGGCCCTCCCCCGCGAGCACCTTGAGGGTGGTGGTCTTGCCCGCGCC
The Micromonospora sp. R77 DNA segment above includes these coding regions:
- a CDS encoding ABC-F family ATP-binding cassette domain-containing protein produces the protein MITATGLELRAGSRILLSDTTLRVQPGDRIGLVGRNGAGKTTTLKVLAGEGQPYAGQIDRRSAIGYLPQDPRTGDLEVTGRDRVLSARGLDVLMAQMKELEAKLAEDTDEKLVRRYGALEDQFAALGGYAAEAEAARICSNLGLPDRALAQTIGTLSGGQRRRIELARILFRDAGENGGGILLLDEPTNHLDADSITWLRGFLANHKGGLIVISHDGSLLESVVNKVWFLDATRSVVDVYNLGWKAYLEARETDERRRRRERANAEKKAGALMAQADKMRAKATKTVAAQNMARRAEKLISGLEEVRHADKVAKVRFPTPAPCGKTPLTASGLSKSYGSLEIFTDVDVAVDRGSRVAILGLNGAGKTTLLRMLGGLLEPDTGEVRPGHGLRLGYYAQEHETLDVDRTILDHMRSAASEQTDTELRRILGAFLFSGDDVDKPAGVLSGGEKTRLALATLVCSGANVLLLDEPTNNLDPVSREQVLDAIARYPGAIVLVTHDPGAVLALKPDRAILLPDGDEDAWSDDLLELVELA